From Pseudomonas sp. G2-4:
GCGCGAGGCGATCCACTCGGTGTTCCTGCTGTATGCGATCCGCGCGGGCCTGACCATGGGCATCGTCAACGCCGGCCAGCTGGAGATCTACGACCAGATCCCGGCGGAACTGCGCGATGCCGTGGAGGACGTGATCCTCAACCGTACCCCCGAAGGCACCGACGCCCTCCTCGCCATCGCCGACAAGTACAAGGGCGACGGCAGCGTCAAGGAAGCGGAAACCGAGGAATGGCGCGGTTGGGAAGTCAACAAGCGCCTGGAACATGCACTGGTCAAGGGCATCACCACCCACATCGTTGAAGACACCGAAGAGTCGCGCCAGTCCTTCACCCGCCCCATCGAAGTCATCGAAGGCCCGCTGATGGCCGGCATGAACATCGTCGGCGACCTGTTTGGCGCCGGTAAAATGTTCCTGCCGCAAGTGGTGAAATCCGCCCGGGTGATGAAGCAGGCCGTGGCCCACCTGATTCCGTTCATCGAGGCGGAAAAAGGCGACAAGCCGGAGGCCAAGGGCAAGATCCTGATGGCCACGGTCAAGGGCGACGTCCATGACATCGGCAAGAATATCGTCGGCGTGGTGCTCGGTTGCAACGGCTATGACATTGTCGACCTGGGCGTAATGGTGCCGGCGGAGAAGATCCTGCAGGTGGCCAAAGAGCAGAAGTGCGACATCATCGGCCTGTCCGGCCTGATCACCCCCTCCCTGGATGAGATGGTGCATGTGGCGCGCGAGATGCAGCGCCAGGATTTCCACCTGCCACTGATGATCGGCGGCGCGACGACCTCCAAGGCCCACACAGCGGTAAAAATCGAACCCAAGTACAGCAATGACGCGGTGATCTACGTCACCGACGCCTCCCGTGCCGTGGGCGTGGCCACCCAATTGCTGTCCAAGGAACTCAAGCCGGCATTCGTCGAGAAAACCCGCCTGGAATACATCGACGTGCGCGAACGCACCTCTAATCGCAGCGCCCGCACCGAACGCCTGAGCTACCCCGCAGCCGTGGCCAAGAAGCCGCAATTCGACTGGAGCAGCTACCAGCCGGTCAAGCCGACCTTCACCGGCGCGCGGGTCCTGGACGACATCGACCTCAACGTCCTGGCCGAATACATCGATTGGACACCGTTCTTCATTTCCTGGGACTTGGCCGGCAAATACCCGCGCATCCTCACCGACGAAGTGGTCGGGGAGGCCGCCACCGCGCTGTACGCCGATGCCCGGGCCATGCTGCGCAAGCTGATCGATGAGAAACTCATCAGCGCCCGCGCCGTGTTTGGCTTCTGGCCGGCCAACCAGGTGCATGACGACGATCTGGAAGTCTACGGCGACGACGGCAAGCCGCTGGCCCGCCTGCATCACCTGCGTCAGCAGATCATCAAGACTGACGGCAAGCCGAACTTCTCCCTGGCCGACTTCGTCGCGCCCAAGGACAGCGGCGTGACCGATTACGTCGGCGGCTTCATCACCACCGCCGGCATCGGTGCCGAAGAAGTGGCCAAGGCCTATCAGGAGGCCGGTGACGACTACAACTCGATCATGGTCAAGGCCCTCGCCGACCGCCTGGCCGAAGCCTGCGCCGAATGGCTGCACCAACAGGTGCGCAAGGAGCATTGGGGCTACGCCCAGGACGAGAGCCTGGACAACGACGCCCTGATCAAGGAGCAATACACCGGCATCCGCCCTGCCCCCGGCTACCCGGCCTGCCCGGACCACACCGAGAAAGCCACCCTGTTCCGCCTGCTCGACCCCGAGGCCAGCGAACTGAAGGCCGGACGCAGCGGGGTGTTCCTCACCGAACACTACGCGATGTTCCCGGCGGCGGCGGTCAGCGGCTGGTACTTCGCCCATCCCCAGGCGCAGTACTTTGCCGTGGGCAAGATCGATAAGGACCAGGTGCAGAGCTACACGGCGCGTAAAGGCCAGGAGTTGAGTGTGACGGAGCGTTGGTTGTCGCCGAACCTGGGCTACGACAACTAAAACCCCCTCTGCCAAAAAGATCGCCGCTTGCGCCAGCGCCTACAGGGATTAACAATCTCCGCAGGGGCCGACGCAAGCGGCGATCTTTTTTCATGGGTTGTCTATGCTTGTCCCACACACATGACAGACGAGGGATTTATGGACGATCCAGTCGACAACAAGCCGCCCACCCTGTGGCAGATGATGCACAGCGTGCTGGCCGCCGCTATTGGCGTGCAGAGTGGCAAGAACCGCGCCCGTGATTTCACCCACGGCAAGCCCAGTCACTTCGTGCTATTGGGCATCGCGTTCACGGTGATTTTCGCCCTGACGCTGTTTGGCATCGTCAAGCTGGTGGTGCATTTGGCGGGGTTGTAACGCTCTCCAACACAACACATGGCCCTGTGGGAGCGAGCCTGCTCGCGATGGCGGTGTACCAGTCGACATCAATCCGACTGAACCACCGCCATCGCGAGCAAGCTCGCTCCCACAGTTTTTTCATCGCCTGGGACAACCGCTTATTGGTGACTGACCCAGAATACTGCGGTGCCTACCACCAGGATAATCAGGAACAAAATGGCCCAGGCATCAACAGAACTGTCGCTTTTCCTTGCTTTGGTCGGATTGCTCATTGCATCGCCTCTTGTCGGTTTTGTAGGTGATTGCATAGGGACTCGACCACAGTTAAGACGATGATTGCCCGTACGACAAATGTGGGTTAGGCAATAATCACTCTCAATAGTCGATTTGGTTCTTTACATATACTCAAACATCACTTTTGCGCATAACCCAAAACAGGTATCTTGCACCGGCTCCTTTAGGAGTGCGCGGCCGTGCGCGCAGAATTGCCGAGGCAGAATCCGATTTCAGCGAGCCAACACACAGCTGTTTCTGATCGGCCCAAGCCTGAGAACGAGACTTATATGTACGTATATGACGAGTACGATCAGCGAATCATCGAGGACCGCGTCAAGCAGTTCCGTGATCAGACCCGACGCTATCTGGCAGGCGAGCTGAGCGAAGAAGAATTCCGCCCTCTGCGCTTGCAGAATGGCCTCTACATCCAGCGCTTCGCGCCGATGCTGCGCGTGGCTGTGCCTTATGGCCAGCTGACTTCGCGCCAGGTGCGCATGCTGGCCAAGATTGCCCGCGACTACGACAAGGGCTACGCCCACATCAGTACCCGGCAGAACGTCCAGTACAACTGGCCGGCGCTGGAAGACGTGCCTGAGATCCTGGCTGAGCTGGCCACCGTGCAGATGCACGCGATCCAGACCAGCGGCAACTGCCTGCGCAACGTCACCACAGACCAGTTTGCCGGTGTCGCCGCCGATGAGCTGATCGACCCGCGTCCATGGTGCGAGATCGTTCGTCAGTGGACGACATTCCACCCGGAATTTGCCTACCTGCCGCGCAAGTTCAAAATCGCCATCAATGGTTCGACCTCGGACCGTGCCGCCATCGAAGTCCATGACATCGGGCTGGAGACGGTCTACAACGCCGCCGGCGAGCTGGGCTTCCGTGTGCTGGTAGGTGGCGGCCTCGGCCGTACACCGGTGGTCGGCGCGTTCATCAACGAGTTCCTGCCGTGGCAGGACCTGCTCAGCTACCTGGACGCCATCCTGCGGGTGTACAACCGCTACGGCCGTCGCGACAACAAGTACAAGGCGCGGATCAAGATTCTGGTCAAGGCCCTTACGCCTGAAGTGTTCGCCGAGAAGGTCGAAGCCGAAATGGCTCACCTGCGCGGCGGCCAGACCACCCTGACCGAAGCCGAAGTCCACCGTGTGGCCAAGCATTTCGTCGATCCAGACTACAAGGCCTTGAGCAATCAGGACGCCGAGCTGGCTGCACTCGACAAAGAACATCCAGGCTTCGCCCGCTGGCGCACCCGCAACACCCTGGCTCACAAGAAGCCGGGCTACGTCGCGGTAACCCTGTCCCTGAAGCCAACTGGCGTTGCGCCGGGCGACATCACCGACAAGCAACTGGACGCCGTGGCCGACCTGGCCGAGCGCTACAGCTTCGGTCAACTGCGCACCTCCCACGAGCAGAACATCATCCTGGCGGACGTTGAACAGAGCCAGTTGTTCACCCTGTGGGGCGAGTTGCGCGAGCAAGGTTTCGCCACCCCGAACATCGGCCTGCTGACCGACATCATCTGCTGCCCGGGCGGCGACTTCTGCTCCCTGGCCAACGCCAAGTCGATCCCTATCGCCGAGTCGATCCAGCGTCGTTTCGACGACCTGGACTACCTGTTCGATATCGGCGAGCTGGACCTGAACATCTCCGGTTGCATGAACGCCTGTGGCCACCACCACGTCGGCCACATCGGCATCCTGGGCGTGGACAAGAAAGGCGAAGAGTTCTACCAGGTTTCCCTGGGTGGCAGCGGTAACCGCGAAGCCAGCCTGGGGAAGATCCTCGGCCCGTCGTTTGCCCAGGATGACATGCCTGATGTGATCGAGAAGCTGATCGACGTGTACATTGAACAACGTACCGAAGACGAGCGCTTCATCGACACGTATCAACGTATTGGCATCGACCTCTTCAAGGAACGCGTCTATGCAGCGAATCATTAAGAACAACGAGGTCATCGACGAAACCTGGCACCTGCTGCCCAAGGATGCGTCTTTCGATGGCATCTCCAACTGCGATGACCTGATCGTTCCCCTGGCCCTGTGGCGCGATCACGGTCACGCCCTCAAGGCCCGTGACGGTGGCCTGGGTGTGTGGTTGGATGCCGACGAGGAAGCGGAAGAGATTGGTGATGATGCCAATCATTTTCAGGTCATCGCCTTGAACTTCCCGGCGTTTACCGACGGACGTAGCTACTCCAACGCCCGCCTGCTGCGTGACCGCTATGGCTTCAAGGGTGAATTACGGGCGATTGGCGATGTGCTGCGCGACCAGCTGTTCTACATGCGCCGCTGCGGTTTCGACGCCTTTGCCTTGCGCGCCGACAAAGATCCCTACGAGGCCCTCGAAAGCCTCAAGGACTTCTCGGTGATTTACCAGGCTGCCACCGACGAGCCGCTGCCGCTGTTTCGTCGTCGCTGAAACAGCCCCATGAAAAAGCCCTGATCCGGGTGTTCCGGTTCAGGGCTTTTTTATTGGGGCATGAATCATGTCGAAATCCCGCAACCACTTCGAAACCAAGGTGGGAGCGAGCTTGCTCGCGATGGGGGTGGGTCAGCTTGCATCAATGTGGGATGTGCCACCGTCATCGCGAGCAGGCTCGCTCCCACAAGGGTTAGCCGTTACCAGAAACGCTGCTGGGTAAGACGACTCCACCAACTGAGCAGCACCCGGTCAACAGAACCGCTGGCCGCCATGCCGATGCGTTCCTGCAGGCTTTTGCGTTCGGCGTAGTGCAGGTGATACAACTCGGCGCCTTTGGCTCGTTCGGCGAGGTATTCGTCGCTGGTCTTCAACTCGTCTACAAGCCCTTTGCCCAGCGCGGCGACACCCAGCCAGACTTCACCGGTCGCCACTTCGTCAATGGCCAGCTGCGGACGGTAGTTGGACACGAAGTTCTTGAACAGCTCATGGGTGATGTCCAGTTCTTCCTGGAATTTTTCCCGGCCCTTCTCGGTATTTTCGCCGAACACCGTCAACGTGCGTTTGTATTCACCGGCGGTCAGCACTTCGAAATCGATGTCGTGTTTTTTCAGCAGACGGTTGACGTTGGGCAATTGCGCGACGACGCCGATGGAGCCAAGAATGGCGAACGGTGCACTGATGATCTTCTCGCCGATGCACGCCATCATGTAACCGCCGCTGGCCGCGACCTTGTCGATGCAGACCGTCAACGGCACGCCAGCCTGACGGATGCGCGCCAATTGCGAGGAGGCCAGGCCATAGCTGTGGACCATGCCACCGCCGCTTTCCAGGCGCAGCACCACTTCATCCTTAGGGGTTGCCAGGGTCAGCAGCGCGGTGATTTCATGGCGCAGGCTCTCGGTGGCCGAAGCCTTGATGTCGCCATCGAAATCCAGCACGAACACCCGCGGCTTGGTCGCCGGTTTGGCCTTTTGCTTCTTTTCAGCCTTCTCAGCCTTGCTCTCTGTCTTGCGCAGGGCCTTGAGCTGGTCCTTGTCCAGCAGCGTCTGCTCCAGACGCTCGCGCAGACCTTTGTAGAAATCGTTGAGCTTACTCACCTGCAACTGGCCAGCCGACTTGCGCCGCCCCTTGCTGCGCAACGCAGCAAAACTGGCCAGCACCACCAGGATGGCGATCACCAGCGTTACGGTCTTGGCCAGGAAACTGGCGTATTCAATGAAAAACTCCACAATGGCTCCTAGTCGATTCAAAACGCCGCTCAAACGCCGGCACTTAACGCTCCCAGCATACCCATGCGCCTGCCTCGCGGCCAGCCATGAAACCTGCGGTTACCTTGGCGCTCCTTGGAATACAGGCTGCGCACTCAAACGCGAGCAGGCGCCTTGGCCAGCAGCTGCAACAGGCATTTCAAACAAGCGTATGTTTTTTCATTGACAGCTCACCGCCATCCCCATAACCTCGCCAAACCTTCAACGTACCGGGATGACGCGGACGTGGGCAGCATCTATCTGATTCGACATGGCCAGGCCTCCTTCGGTGCGGACGACTACGATGTCCTGTCGCCCAACGGCGTGCGCCAGGCGCAAGTCTTGGGCAGCCACCTGGCAGAGCTCGGTGTCGTGTTTGATCGTTGTCTCTCGGGTGACCTGCGCCGCCAGCAGGATACCGCCACCGGCGCGCTGGGCCAGATGTCCGCCGCAGGGCTACCGGTGCCCGAGCTGGAAATCGACGCCGCGTTCAACGAGTTCGATGCCGACGCGGTGATCCGCGCCCTGCTGCCAGATATGCTCCCGCAGGAACCCGAAGCCCTGGACATCCTGCGCAACGCCGCCCAGAACCGCGCCGAATTCCAACGCATCTTCGCACTGATCGTCGAGCGCTGGCTCAGCGGCCGCTACGACCCACCTGGGCTGGAAAGCTGGCTGGGGTTCGTCGAGCGGGCCCAGGCCGGCCTGCAGCGCATCCTGGAACAAGCCGACAATACCCAGAAAATCGCCGTGTTCACCTCCGGCGGCACCATCACGGCCCTGCTCCACCTGATCACCCAGATACCGGCCCGACAGGCCTTCGAAATGAACTGGCAAATCGTCAACACCTCGCTCAACCACCTGAAATTCAGAGGCCGCGAGGTGGCCCTGGCTTCCTTCAACAGTCATGCCCACCTGCAACTGCTGAAGGCCCCGGACCTCATCACCTTTCGCTGAGTCCGGATTACTGTAGACCCTTGCTGTATCACCCAAATAAGGATCGAAACCATGACCTCCGTAGCTGACGCCGTACAAGCCATGAAAGCCAAGTTCAACCCAGCCGCCGCTGCCGGCCTGGACGTGGTATTCGGTTTCCGTATCGACGATACCAAGAATTTCTCGCTGATCGTCAAGGACAGCACCTGCGAGCTGCAGGAAGGTGAAAACCCGGACGCCCAGGTGACCCTGGTCATGGACGGCGAAACCCTCGAAGGTATCGTCAGCGGCGAAACCGACGGCATGCAAGCGTTCATGGGCGGCAAGCTGAAAACCGAAGGCGACATGATGCTGGCGATGAAACTGTCCGAGCTGTTCCCAAGCTGAGACAGCGCTCGCGTTCTTCGCGGGCTTTTTGACTGCAAACGAATCCCGCCCCCCTCGTGGCGGGATTCGTGTTTTTGCCCTTCCCTGGTTTCTCCCTGCACGCCCCTCCAATGATTCCCGGTATCGGGGACGCGTGGCTGCTCTTACAATGCCCGCTTCCCCCGCATCGGCCCGAACATGGACATCGACCTCGCCCGCACCTTCCTGGAAATCGTCCGCCACGGCAGTCTCGCCGCAGCAGCCGATAAGCTGCACGTCACCCAGACAGCGATTACCGCTCGGGTACAGAAGCTCGAAAGCCAGCTCGGCTGCGCGCTGTTCGTGCGCAACCGGGCCGGTGCACGCCTGACCGCCGACGGCGAAGCCTTCGTGATCTACGCCAACCAACTGGTGCAAACCTGGGAAGCCGCCCGCCGGGACCTGCCGCTGCCCGAGGGTTATCGCAACGTTTTGCACCTCGGCGGCGAAGTCAGCCTGTGCAATCCCTTGATGCTCGCCTGGGCCGGCGAGCTGCGCCGGAAGATCCCCGGCCATGCCCTGCGCATGGACATCCGCGACGGTGAAAAGCTGCTGCAACAGCTGGAGTTGGGCCTGCTGGACGCGGCGGTGGTGTACCAACCGGAATACTGGCCGCGCCTGCAAGTCGAACAACTGCTGGAGGAAAAACTCATCCTGGTGCGCCTTGCCACGTGCCCCGAACCCTACGTGTACATCGACTGGAGCGCCGACTTCCGGCGCCAGCACGACACTGCGCTACCGGACAAGGCCAAGGCGGCAGTGACCTTCAACCTAGGCCCACTGGCCTTGCAGTACATTCTGGAAAACGGTGGCAGTGGCTACTTTCGCACTCGCGTTGTGCAGAGCTACCTGGACAGCGGCATTCTGGAACGGGTGCCCAAGGCCCCGGAATTCAACTACCCGACCTATCTGGTCTATTCCCGGGACCGGGATTCGGTCGCACTGCAGCAGGCGTTCGAAGTGTTGCGCGAAATCGTGCAGACCGGCAGCGACTGGTCCCAGCGCTGGGATCCGCTGACCTGATGGATCTGTGGCGCATCGTGGCGAGGGAGCTTGCTCCCGCTCGGCTGCGCAGCAGTCGTAAAACTTGCGAAATCGTTTTTTCCTGGTGCACCGTGTCGAATGGTTTTGGGGCTGCTGCGCAGCCCAGCGGGAGCAAGCTCCCTCGCCACGGGTTCATTGAGTTTCACCCGACAAGTCCAGGGCCCTTCAAAAGGGCCCCTCACAGGCAGGCCAGCCTGACGACTACTTCAATTTCTCTGCAATCTCGTCTTTGAGCAGCAAGCGTTTCTTCTTGAGTGTCTCCAGGGCTTCATCAGACAGCGACGCCGACGATGGCTTCTCGGCGTCGACCACCTCGGCATCAAGTTGGGAATATTTCTGAAGTAACGAGTTGAGCCTTGGGTCCTCGCTGCGTTTTTGCTGGATGTGGTCTTTTGTGCAGTTCAGGTCCTGGCACAAATCGTGGGACACCGGCATGGAACACCTCCTTCAGTGGTTCGGTGGAAGACGCCTTTACAGCGCCCGTCGATTATCAGGATGGCCTCGTCGACGGGGTTCTGTCGACCGCCAATCCGACCAGCGGTGACCGTTCGTCGTAACACCTCCCCCTCCAATCAAACCTTTGCCTCGGCGCCGCTCTCCATTGATCAGAGACGAAAAGAATCGCTCTTTCAACCTGTGTGGAGACTTACCTATGGACGGATTTACCCTACGTCAACTCGGCCTGGCAGTTGCCCTCAGCACCAGCATGGGCATGGCTTGGGCCGCAACCTCCAATGACTTCGTCGACAATGCGGCGGCCGGTGGCATTGCGGAAATCGAGACCAGCAAGCTGGCGTTGGAAAAAAGCGCCTCGGCAGATGTAAAGGCGTTCGCCAACAAGATGATCACCGACCACACCAAAGCCAATGAAGAGCTACTCGCGCTGGCGAAAAAACACGACATCGAAGTACCAGACGAAACCACGCTGATGAAGAAGGCCAAGGCCAAGATCCTCGAAGTACGGGATGAGTCTTTCGATGCGGCCTACGCCAACAACCAGGTGATGGCCCACGAAGAAACCATCGCCCTGTTCAAGAAAGAAGCCGAGACGGTTACGGACGATAAGAAGGCGGGCAACACCGAACTCAAGGCGTTCGCCCAGAAAATGCTGCCAGACCTGCAACACCACCTGGAAGAAGCCAAGAAACTTCAGGCTGCTCATCCAAGCAAGTAACAGGTGAAGTACGAAAAAGCCCGACCATGGCGTCGGGCTTTTTATTGACTAACCGCCGTCCGTGTCGATATCCGCATCCGTGCTGTCATCGGACTTTGGCCGGTCCGGTTCAGGCTTGAAGCCCGGACTGAAGGTATTGTCATTGTCCTGATGATGATTTTTCTGATCGACTTCGCTTTCGGCGCTCTGGGCCTGGTTTTCCCCTGCAGGGCTGACCGGCGGGGTGCCAGCCGGGGTGCTCGGAACCTGGGGATCGATGGCCGGATCGTTACGGGGGGACGGAGTTGGCGTCTGGTCTGGTTGCTGGGACTTTGCAGGATCGTCGTTCATGGGCACCTCGTTCATGGCAGGGCCGGATGGATGACCGGTCTTGTTTATTCGAAGGTGACGCAACGGCTTCGGTTCCATTTGTTTAAGGGCCTCGATCAGCCGCCCAACACAGTCCTCACCATCCGCGTCAGCGCGTCCGGCCCATAGGGTTTACTCAGCAAATGAGTATCGGGGCTCAATTGGTGATTCCGCGAGATGATGTCCCGGGTGTGGCCCGAGGTGAACAGCACCGGTACCGCTGGGTTCTGCACCTTGGCCCAGGCTGCCAGGTCGGAACTCTTGATCAGGCCGGGCATGACCACATCGGTGAAGATCAGGTCCACTGCGGCGCCCTCGAGCAGCAGTTTCATGGCCTCATCGGCGTTGACGGCCGTGAGGGTCCGATAACCGGACTGCTCCAACAACTCCACCGAGGCCCGGCGCACCTCGTCGTTGTCCTCCACCACCAGGATCGTTTCCTGCCCACCAGGCTGAAGCGAGTCGTGGTGCGCCTCTTCCGTGTTTTCAGGCTGGAGGCTACGGGGGAAATACATCTGCGCCCGCGTTCCCTCCCCCAGGCTGCTGGAAATCTCGATATGGCCGCCACTCTGCTTGACGAACCCGAACACCATGCTCAGTCCCAGGCCGGTGCCCTGGCCGTGAGTCTTGGTGGTGAAGAACGGCTCGAACACTTGATTCAGGACATCGGGCGGCATGCCTGCGCCGCGATCGATTACCGACAAACGCACATAGTCACCTGCCGGGAGCCCCTTGCCGGCGCAGGATGACTCATCGAGCAGGATGTTCTCGCCAATCATGCTGATCGTGCCCTCGCCGCCCATGGCATCGCGAGCATTGATCGCCAGGTTCAACAGGGCATTTTCCAGTTGATTGCGATCGACATGGATGCACCAGGGCTCCTGGGGCAAGCTCACTTCGATTTGGATGGTCTCGCCCAGGGCCCGTTGCAGCAATTCGACCAGGCCGTCGTAGATCCGCCGTGGGTTGTAGACCGCCGGTGACAGTGGCTGGCGTCGGGCAAAAGCCAGCAGTTGCGATGACAGCTTGGCACCCCGCTCCACGGCTTCGAGGGAGGCATTGACCCGCCGTTGCACATTGGCGTTGTCCAGCTCGTGGCGGGCGAGCAAGTGCAGGTTGCTGGCAATCACTTGCAGCAAGTTGTTGAAGTCATGGGCCACACCGCCGGTGAGACCACCAATGGCCTCGAGTTTCTGCGACTGGCGCAGCTGCTCCTCAGCCGCCAATCGCGCATGCACCTCGTCGGCGACGCGCTGCTCCAGGTCTCGGGTGAATTTGAGCAACGAGGCTTCGGCGGTCTTGCGTTCGTTGATGTCGATCAGCACCCCCGGAAAACGCAGGGGAGTGCCCGTCGCATCGAACTCGCATCGACCGCTGGCCAACACCCACAGGTAATCACCGCCCAGGCGCCGCACCCGATATTCAGCACTGTAAGGGGTGCCCGTACGCACGGTCAGTTCAACCCGCTGGTTGACCTCTTCCAGGTCATCCGGGTGGATGCGCTGGCGGGCAATCTCAACGGGCAGTGCGTCCAATGGAGTATCTGGCGGGTAGTTGAAGGTACGGGCAAAACGCTCATCGCCAGACAACGTATCGGCCTGGACGTCCCAGACAAACGACCCCAGCAATGGCCCGGCCGAGAGGGCCAGCTGGATGCGCTCATTAACGGCCCGGTAACTGCGCTCGGCTTCTTGCCGGGCACGCTCGGTCAGCACATGCTCGGTGGTCTCTACCACGACTGCCAAAACGCCTGCCGGAGCCTGGTCATCACCGGGGACAGGGCTGTAGTAGAGATCCATCCACACGTCTTCAGGTTTGCCGTTGCGCAGCAGTACCAGCTCCTTGCTGCGATAAGACAAGGTGCCACCGGCCAGGCAGACATCCAGCACATGGCGATTGAATTCGGCGACCTCCGGCCAACCCAACTCCACCGCGCACCCCAGCAGGTACGGATGACGACCACCGGCAAACTCAGCATAGGCATCGTTGTAGATCATGAAGCCCTGGCGGCCCCACAACATGACCATCGGCAGGGGCGAAGCCAGCAGCATTTGGACAGCGTTGCGCAGACTGGGGGACCAGTGCTCGATAGCGCCCAACTCGGTCCGACTCCAATCGAACGCGCGGATGCGCCCGGCCATCTCACCGTCCCAACCGGAACATCCATGATTTTGGGATAAGAACTGCATGGGTCGACTCTGAACCTGAAAATGCTTGCAGGGAACGTATAACACGAGTCCCTTGCGCTCAGACCTTCGAGCGCTGCGGTGGCGTTTGGTTTCATGGTGGTCGATCCAGGCTCGATCCTGTGGCGAGGGAGCTTGCTCCCGCTCGGCGGCGCAGCCGTCGTAAAAGCCGGTACATGCGGTGTGCCAGGCGAAACGCGGTGACAGGTTTGGGGCTGCTTCGCAGCCCAGCGGGAGCAAGCTCCCTCGCCACAGGTCCGGCATGTTCTCGGTCCAAACAAGTTGGCAGCCGATTTCAGCGAAAATCGCGGCTATACACTTGGATACCCGCCAACAAATCGCTCAAATCGCTCAAGCGCCCGGCAATCAGGTGGCGGACCTCGCCGACGCTTTCCCAGCGCCCGTCGACCCTGAGCA
This genomic window contains:
- the metH gene encoding methionine synthase — its product is MSDRSARLYLLQQALKERILILDGGMGTMIQSYKLEEQDYRGKRFADWPSDVKGNNDLLVLSRPDVIGAIEKAYLDAGADILETNTFNATQVSQADYGMQALAYELNLEGARLARKVADAKTLETPDKPRFVAGVLGPTSRTCSLSPDVNNPGYRNVTFDELVENYTEATKGLIEGGADLILIETIFDTLNAKAAIFAVQGVYEELGVELPIMISGTITDASGRTLSGQTTEAFWNSVAHAKPISVGLNCALGASELRPYLEELSNKASTHVSAHPNAGLPNEFGEYDELPAETAKVIEEFAQSGFLNIVGGCCGTTPAHIEAIAKAVAGYAPRPIPEIPRACRLSGLEPFTIDRSSLFVNVGERTNITGSAKFARLIREDNYTEALEVALQQVEAGAQVIDINMDEGMLDSKKAMVTFLNLIAGEPDISRVPIMIDSSKWEVIEAGLKCIQGKGIVNSISMKEGVEQFIYHAKLCKRYGAAVVVMAFDEAGQADTEARKKEICKRSYDILVNEVGFPPEDIIFDPNIFAVATGIEEHNNYAVDFINACAYIRDELPYALTSGGVSNVSFSFRGNNPVREAIHSVFLLYAIRAGLTMGIVNAGQLEIYDQIPAELRDAVEDVILNRTPEGTDALLAIADKYKGDGSVKEAETEEWRGWEVNKRLEHALVKGITTHIVEDTEESRQSFTRPIEVIEGPLMAGMNIVGDLFGAGKMFLPQVVKSARVMKQAVAHLIPFIEAEKGDKPEAKGKILMATVKGDVHDIGKNIVGVVLGCNGYDIVDLGVMVPAEKILQVAKEQKCDIIGLSGLITPSLDEMVHVAREMQRQDFHLPLMIGGATTSKAHTAVKIEPKYSNDAVIYVTDASRAVGVATQLLSKELKPAFVEKTRLEYIDVRERTSNRSARTERLSYPAAVAKKPQFDWSSYQPVKPTFTGARVLDDIDLNVLAEYIDWTPFFISWDLAGKYPRILTDEVVGEAATALYADARAMLRKLIDEKLISARAVFGFWPANQVHDDDLEVYGDDGKPLARLHHLRQQIIKTDGKPNFSLADFVAPKDSGVTDYVGGFITTAGIGAEEVAKAYQEAGDDYNSIMVKALADRLAEACAEWLHQQVRKEHWGYAQDESLDNDALIKEQYTGIRPAPGYPACPDHTEKATLFRLLDPEASELKAGRSGVFLTEHYAMFPAAAVSGWYFAHPQAQYFAVGKIDKDQVQSYTARKGQELSVTERWLSPNLGYDN
- a CDS encoding DUF2970 domain-containing protein, with amino-acid sequence MDDPVDNKPPTLWQMMHSVLAAAIGVQSGKNRARDFTHGKPSHFVLLGIAFTVIFALTLFGIVKLVVHLAGL
- a CDS encoding nitrite/sulfite reductase, with protein sequence MYVYDEYDQRIIEDRVKQFRDQTRRYLAGELSEEEFRPLRLQNGLYIQRFAPMLRVAVPYGQLTSRQVRMLAKIARDYDKGYAHISTRQNVQYNWPALEDVPEILAELATVQMHAIQTSGNCLRNVTTDQFAGVAADELIDPRPWCEIVRQWTTFHPEFAYLPRKFKIAINGSTSDRAAIEVHDIGLETVYNAAGELGFRVLVGGGLGRTPVVGAFINEFLPWQDLLSYLDAILRVYNRYGRRDNKYKARIKILVKALTPEVFAEKVEAEMAHLRGGQTTLTEAEVHRVAKHFVDPDYKALSNQDAELAALDKEHPGFARWRTRNTLAHKKPGYVAVTLSLKPTGVAPGDITDKQLDAVADLAERYSFGQLRTSHEQNIILADVEQSQLFTLWGELREQGFATPNIGLLTDIICCPGGDFCSLANAKSIPIAESIQRRFDDLDYLFDIGELDLNISGCMNACGHHHVGHIGILGVDKKGEEFYQVSLGGSGNREASLGKILGPSFAQDDMPDVIEKLIDVYIEQRTEDERFIDTYQRIGIDLFKERVYAANH
- a CDS encoding DUF934 domain-containing protein translates to MQRIIKNNEVIDETWHLLPKDASFDGISNCDDLIVPLALWRDHGHALKARDGGLGVWLDADEEAEEIGDDANHFQVIALNFPAFTDGRSYSNARLLRDRYGFKGELRAIGDVLRDQLFYMRRCGFDAFALRADKDPYEALESLKDFSVIYQAATDEPLPLFRRR
- the sohB gene encoding protease SohB, with the translated sequence MEFFIEYASFLAKTVTLVIAILVVLASFAALRSKGRRKSAGQLQVSKLNDFYKGLRERLEQTLLDKDQLKALRKTESKAEKAEKKQKAKPATKPRVFVLDFDGDIKASATESLRHEITALLTLATPKDEVVLRLESGGGMVHSYGLASSQLARIRQAGVPLTVCIDKVAASGGYMMACIGEKIISAPFAILGSIGVVAQLPNVNRLLKKHDIDFEVLTAGEYKRTLTVFGENTEKGREKFQEELDITHELFKNFVSNYRPQLAIDEVATGEVWLGVAALGKGLVDELKTSDEYLAERAKGAELYHLHYAERKSLQERIGMAASGSVDRVLLSWWSRLTQQRFW
- a CDS encoding histidine phosphatase family protein; the encoded protein is MGSIYLIRHGQASFGADDYDVLSPNGVRQAQVLGSHLAELGVVFDRCLSGDLRRQQDTATGALGQMSAAGLPVPELEIDAAFNEFDADAVIRALLPDMLPQEPEALDILRNAAQNRAEFQRIFALIVERWLSGRYDPPGLESWLGFVERAQAGLQRILEQADNTQKIAVFTSGGTITALLHLITQIPARQAFEMNWQIVNTSLNHLKFRGREVALASFNSHAHLQLLKAPDLITFR
- a CDS encoding SCP2 sterol-binding domain-containing protein, which encodes MTSVADAVQAMKAKFNPAAAAGLDVVFGFRIDDTKNFSLIVKDSTCELQEGENPDAQVTLVMDGETLEGIVSGETDGMQAFMGGKLKTEGDMMLAMKLSELFPS